Below is a genomic region from Primulina huaijiensis isolate GDHJ02 unplaced genomic scaffold, ASM1229523v2 scaffold28437, whole genome shotgun sequence.
TGAAGGTACTGTGCTTCATGTTGTAGCCTGGAGCTGAATTTGAACTGAACATTGAACTTTTGCAAGTAATATCACCTGAAGGTAAGTAAACACAGACTGGATTGAAATTGGAAAGGCTATCAATCTGTGTAACTAGAGTTTCAATTTTGAGCTTCTTCACTTTTCTTTTTGGagagattgaatttcatataCAAAGAaagttaattaatattatatagatGTTTATCAAATTTGCTGTCTTTCTTTCTCTAAAGCTTTCCTTCTTTTGGGCTATGTTGACTCACTATCATCGAATAATTGGTGATAAAACTAGCTATTCATACTATGTGCCAAAAAATGAGATGCGGCTAGAAACAATAATCTTCATCAACTTGGAAAAATACAAGTCTTGTGCATATTGACTCCTGAAATCATACATTTCTTGGTTATTCTCCATCATAGTTCATAAAAATGCGCGAACCGCACCTCTGGACCCAAGAGACAACCCGTCGAGCATTAATCGAGTGCGAGTTTTGGCATGCATTCATGCTCAAGACACAATTTAACTATGCATTAAACAACATATCTCGGAACCAGTCGTTCTTTTTCATCTTACATGTAGACACGAGTTGTGTGCTATCTAATAAAAATAGAAGTGTTtaataatatgttttattttattggttaaatttgaaataaaataataaatagttaataagtatatattaaaaaaaagtagataCGAAATAATAAGTTGGTTGATAATCAATTTCTATCAAACCAACCAAAACGTTACCTGAACATAAATCAGTGGATATAATACAGTGAACAAAGCCTTATCGACTGTAAGGGCTGCTCTACTTAAAGTACATAATTGCCCCGTAAAGTTTATCATATTCACAATTAACACCTTAAAAGTTGGTTAAAACGGCGAAACTGAACGCGCCACCATCCAACCCACTCCCTATCTTCCTTTCAGATTTCGACTACCCCTCTATATGGCTTCCCGTTCCCGTCTTATGGGCGGCGCAAATTTGACGCCGAAACTGAGTACGCCACCGGAAGGCTTATCGACAGTAACCGTCAAACCCGTGAACTCAGACTTGGTCGTAATCCTAGCCACTCTCCTCTGCGCGCTCATCTGCGTGCTCGGCCTCGTCACCGTCTCGCGCTGCACCTGGATCCGTCGCATCTACGGCAGGACAGTGGCTTCACCTCCCGAGGCGGCGCATTCTCCACGACCAGCAAACAGAGGCCTAAAAAAGAAGGTGTTGAAGTCTCTCCCGAAGCTCACATACGGAGAAGACGGCGAGTATGCTGGAAAACTTGCCGACGACTGCGCCATTTGCTTGGCGGAGTTCGCTAGCGGGGAGGAGATCCGGGTTATGCCGCAGTGTGGCCATGGATTCCACGTCGGATGCATTGACATGTGGCTAGAGTCTCGTTCTTCATGTCCGTCGTGCCGTCAGATTTTTGTGGCGGCGCGTTGTCAAAACTGTGGCAGCTTTCCGGTGGCCGCATCCGACGGTGCATGTTTAGAAAACGCCGCCAGG
It encodes:
- the LOC140967837 gene encoding RING-H2 finger protein ATL8-like, whose translation is MASRSRLMGGANLTPKLSTPPEGLSTVTVKPVNSDLVVILATLLCALICVLGLVTVSRCTWIRRIYGRTVASPPEAAHSPRPANRGLKKKVLKSLPKLTYGEDGEYAGKLADDCAICLAEFASGEEIRVMPQCGHGFHVGCIDMWLESRSSCPSCRQIFVAARCQNCGSFPVAASDGACLENAA